In the genome of Desulfuromonas sp. DDH964, one region contains:
- a CDS encoding GPMC system MBL fold metallohydrolase translates to MSRGELTLTILGSGTSTGVPVPGCDCPVCRSGNGSNQRTRCSALVAWQGRNILIDTATDLRQQALREGLKTVDAVLYTHTHADHVHGIDDLRTFSRSDQPPLPVFAAADSLAVLQRVFAYIFSEPAEPGYRPNLTAWTIGGPFSLFGLPILPLELEHGAGTALGFRIGPLAYLTDCSAIPQEAALQLQGLEVLVIDALRFRPHQTHFNIAGAIAAGRQLGARRTLLTHLSHEVEHHRDSVGLPAGFELAYDGQRVALPFESDLPG, encoded by the coding sequence ATGAGCCGGGGCGAGCTGACCCTGACCATCCTCGGTTCGGGGACCAGTACCGGCGTACCGGTGCCGGGGTGTGATTGTCCGGTTTGCCGTTCCGGTAACGGAAGCAATCAACGTACCCGCTGCAGCGCCCTGGTGGCGTGGCAAGGGCGCAACATCCTCATTGACACCGCCACCGACCTGCGTCAGCAGGCGCTGCGGGAAGGGCTCAAGACGGTCGATGCCGTCCTTTATACCCATACCCATGCCGACCATGTCCACGGCATCGACGACCTGCGCACCTTCAGCCGCTCGGACCAGCCGCCACTGCCGGTCTTCGCCGCAGCCGATTCGCTGGCCGTGCTGCAGCGGGTCTTCGCCTATATTTTCAGCGAGCCGGCGGAGCCTGGCTACCGGCCAAACCTGACAGCCTGGACGATCGGCGGCCCCTTCTCCCTCTTTGGCCTGCCGATTCTTCCGCTCGAGCTCGAGCACGGGGCCGGCACCGCCCTCGGGTTCCGGATTGGTCCACTCGCTTACCTGACCGACTGCAGCGCCATTCCGCAGGAAGCCGCGCTGCAGTTGCAGGGGCTTGAGGTGCTGGTCATCGATGCGTTGCGATTTCGGCCGCACCAGACCCATTTCAATATCGCCGGGGCGATCGCAGCCGGACGTCAACTCGGCGCCCGACGCACCCTGCTTACCCACCTCAGCCACGAGGTGGAGCACCACCGCGACAGTGTTGGTCTCCCCGCAGGGTTTGAACTGGCCTATGACGGCCAGAGGGTGGCCCTGCCTTTCGAAAGCGACCTGCCCGGGTAA
- the rdgC gene encoding recombination-associated protein RdgC, whose protein sequence is MGILSNTVSICQFRVEGTPAGSDLVTWAGECLAANAFRSIEKGSEELSIGWVQLDDTSCSDFVNPQTYARDHYLTFALRRDQRRLPAPLLKAHLARAEEEFLAANPSFHKVPKVKREELKEAVRGALFARTLPVPSVWDAVWDSRRNLVTFTALSPKVIDLFEAFFKQTFAGLRLVALHPFGRARCVVPAELEATLERANRAAGDGLLEEIRDNQWLGSEFLLWLIYRSQSGSGQYQVSQSGPALAGEGFAAWLDDRLVLTGGAEGGQKVAVTGPQDRFSEVRTALAADKALAEAVLHLEKAECNWRLNLKVPSFHFASFRSPGVKLEKDDLTDPETEKIAVFFERMALLEEGQQLFDSLLATFLELRLGSGWTAEEKAIRDWLEVE, encoded by the coding sequence ATGGGAATTTTGTCCAATACCGTCAGTATCTGCCAGTTTCGCGTCGAAGGGACACCGGCCGGCAGTGATCTCGTTACCTGGGCCGGTGAATGTCTCGCCGCCAATGCCTTCCGCTCCATCGAGAAGGGGAGCGAAGAGCTCTCCATCGGTTGGGTGCAACTCGATGACACCAGCTGCAGTGATTTCGTCAATCCCCAGACTTATGCCCGCGACCACTACCTGACCTTTGCCCTGCGCCGCGACCAGCGCCGTCTCCCCGCCCCCCTCCTCAAAGCCCACCTGGCCCGGGCCGAGGAGGAGTTCCTGGCCGCCAACCCGAGCTTTCACAAGGTCCCGAAAGTCAAACGCGAAGAACTCAAGGAAGCGGTGCGCGGCGCCCTCTTTGCGCGCACCCTGCCGGTTCCGAGCGTATGGGACGCGGTCTGGGACAGTCGCCGCAATCTGGTGACCTTCACGGCGCTTAGCCCCAAGGTCATCGACCTCTTCGAGGCGTTTTTCAAGCAGACCTTTGCCGGCCTGCGGCTGGTCGCCCTGCACCCTTTCGGGCGTGCCCGCTGCGTTGTGCCGGCAGAACTCGAGGCGACGCTGGAGCGGGCCAACCGGGCCGCCGGGGACGGTCTCCTCGAAGAGATTCGCGACAACCAGTGGCTCGGGTCCGAGTTTCTCCTCTGGTTGATTTATCGCTCCCAGTCCGGTTCCGGCCAGTACCAGGTGTCGCAATCGGGTCCGGCGCTGGCCGGCGAAGGGTTCGCGGCCTGGCTCGACGATCGCCTGGTTCTCACCGGTGGCGCCGAAGGGGGGCAGAAGGTAGCGGTCACCGGACCCCAGGACCGCTTCTCCGAGGTCCGCACCGCCCTGGCCGCCGACAAGGCGCTTGCCGAGGCGGTCCTCCACCTGGAGAAGGCCGAATGCAACTGGCGCCTCAACCTCAAGGTGCCGAGCTTCCACTTCGCCTCTTTCCGCTCTCCCGGGGTGAAGCTGGAAAAGGACGACCTGACCGATCCGGAGACGGAAAAGATCGCTGTCTTCTTTGAGCGCATGGCCCTGCTCGAGGAGGGACAGCAGCTTTTCGACAGCCTGCTGGCGACCTTTCTGGAACTTCGCCTGGGGAGTGGCTGGACGGCAGAGGAGAAAGCGATCCGGGACTGGCTCGAGGTCGAATAG
- a CDS encoding PP2C family protein-serine/threonine phosphatase encodes MTGRILLLQNDQIGGIDVAAILRGQGYAVVVSADPVQAHELLQRSPDLLLFEVGLLSAPGWEELLAHGRRLAIPSLLFSCRGQMHDLTLHSAKCDGVLLQADSVTELRARIAPLAGYRQQRLQLAGARKLLRERNREQEEELRSAAQIQRNLIPTRLPDMGNYRFAWSFEPFEKIGGDLFNVMQLDENTVMAYLFDVSGHGVSAAMVSVSVYQSLSLHTGRIVKRVFITPPYYKLLSPAEVLEELEREYPFERFEKFFTISYLLMDIPTGRIRYSGAGHPPPALVRRGGGVELLRTGGGLIGLGVGGPFAEGEVALQGGDRLFLYSDGVIEWPNQEGELFGEERFFQLLDDLRGESLAEVCRRVYAAVREFAGGGVQQDDLTLLGIEFLES; translated from the coding sequence ATGACCGGGCGTATTTTGCTTCTTCAGAACGACCAGATCGGCGGTATCGATGTCGCGGCGATCCTGCGCGGCCAGGGGTACGCCGTTGTCGTCAGCGCAGATCCGGTGCAGGCCCACGAGCTGCTGCAACGCAGCCCCGACCTGTTGTTGTTCGAGGTCGGCCTCCTTTCCGCCCCGGGCTGGGAGGAACTCCTTGCCCATGGCCGGCGCCTCGCCATCCCCTCCCTGCTGTTCAGCTGCCGCGGGCAGATGCACGACCTGACCCTGCATAGCGCCAAATGCGATGGCGTCCTGCTGCAGGCCGATTCGGTGACCGAGCTGCGGGCCCGCATTGCCCCCCTGGCCGGTTATCGCCAGCAGCGCCTGCAACTCGCCGGAGCCCGCAAACTCCTGCGCGAGCGGAATCGGGAACAGGAAGAAGAATTGCGCTCGGCGGCCCAGATCCAGCGCAACCTGATCCCGACCCGCCTGCCCGATATGGGTAATTACCGTTTTGCCTGGAGCTTTGAACCGTTTGAAAAGATCGGCGGTGACCTTTTCAACGTCATGCAGCTCGACGAAAACACGGTCATGGCCTACCTTTTTGATGTCAGCGGCCACGGGGTCTCAGCGGCGATGGTTTCGGTCTCCGTTTACCAGAGCCTTTCCCTGCATACCGGAAGAATCGTCAAGCGGGTCTTTATCACTCCCCCCTATTACAAGCTGCTCTCCCCGGCGGAAGTCCTGGAGGAGCTGGAACGGGAGTACCCCTTTGAGCGCTTTGAAAAGTTCTTTACCATCAGCTATCTGCTGATGGATATCCCCACCGGGCGGATTCGCTACAGCGGCGCCGGCCACCCGCCGCCGGCCCTGGTGCGGCGTGGTGGCGGCGTGGAATTGCTGCGTACCGGCGGCGGCCTGATCGGCCTCGGAGTCGGCGGCCCTTTTGCCGAAGGGGAGGTCGCACTGCAGGGGGGGGATCGGCTCTTCCTCTACTCGGACGGTGTCATCGAGTGGCCCAATCAGGAGGGGGAGCTGTTTGGCGAGGAACGTTTTTTTCAACTTCTCGATGACCTGCGTGGTGAATCGCTGGCCGAGGTGTGCCGTCGGGTTTATGCTGCGGTGCGGGAGTTTGCCGGCGGCGGCGTGCAGCAGGATGATCTGACCCTGCTCGGAATCGAATTTCTGGAATCCTGA
- the groL gene encoding chaperonin GroEL (60 kDa chaperone family; promotes refolding of misfolded polypeptides especially under stressful conditions; forms two stacked rings of heptamers to form a barrel-shaped 14mer; ends can be capped by GroES; misfolded proteins enter the barrel where they are refolded when GroES binds), with the protein MSAKEIKFGQDARASILKGVNTLANAVKVTLGPKGRNVVIEKSFGAPLITKDGVTVAKEIEVEDKFENMGAQLVKEVASKTSDVAGDGTTTATVLAQAIYREGVKLVTAGHNPMEIKRGIDKAVIEAVEALKALSKPIKDHKEIAQVGTISANGDATIGNILAEAMEKVGKEGVITVEEAKAMETTLETVEGMQFDRGYLSPYFVTDAERMETVMEEALILIHDKKISNMRDLLPILEPVAKQGRPLMIIAEDVEGEALATLVVNRLRGTLNVCAVKAPGFGDRRKAMLEDIAVLTGGKVISEEIGFKLENATLDMLGHAKRIVVDKENTTIIDGAGAEADIQGRVKQIRAQVEETKSDYDREKLQERLAKLVGGVAVVKVGAATETEMKEKKARVEDALHATRAAVEEGIVPGGGVALVRCIAALNAMKLGGEQQFGVNIVKRALEEPLRQIANNAGMEGSIVMDKVLGKKGSFGFDAAADVYGDMIEKGIIDPTKVARSALQNAASVAGLMLTTEACIAEKPKKDAGMGGMPGGMGDMGGMGGMGGMGGMM; encoded by the coding sequence ATGTCTGCTAAGGAAATCAAATTCGGGCAGGATGCCCGGGCATCGATTCTGAAAGGGGTCAATACCCTGGCCAACGCCGTCAAGGTGACCCTCGGTCCCAAGGGGCGCAACGTCGTCATCGAGAAATCTTTTGGTGCGCCGCTGATCACCAAGGACGGCGTCACCGTCGCCAAGGAGATCGAAGTCGAGGACAAGTTCGAGAACATGGGCGCCCAACTGGTCAAGGAAGTCGCGTCCAAGACCTCCGACGTTGCCGGTGACGGCACCACCACCGCGACGGTCCTCGCCCAGGCGATCTACCGCGAAGGGGTCAAGCTGGTGACGGCCGGCCACAACCCGATGGAGATCAAACGCGGCATCGACAAGGCGGTCATTGAGGCTGTCGAGGCCCTGAAGGCGCTCTCCAAGCCGATCAAGGATCACAAGGAGATCGCCCAGGTCGGCACCATCTCCGCCAACGGCGATGCCACCATCGGCAATATCCTGGCCGAAGCTATGGAAAAGGTCGGTAAGGAAGGGGTCATCACCGTCGAGGAAGCGAAGGCGATGGAGACCACCCTGGAGACCGTCGAAGGGATGCAGTTTGATCGTGGCTACCTCTCCCCCTACTTCGTGACCGACGCCGAGCGCATGGAGACGGTGATGGAGGAAGCCCTGATCCTGATCCACGACAAGAAGATCAGCAACATGCGCGACCTGCTGCCGATTCTCGAGCCGGTCGCCAAGCAGGGGCGGCCCCTGATGATCATCGCCGAGGACGTTGAAGGCGAAGCGCTGGCGACCCTGGTCGTCAACCGCCTGCGCGGCACTCTTAATGTCTGCGCCGTCAAGGCTCCCGGTTTCGGCGACCGCCGCAAGGCGATGCTCGAAGACATCGCGGTCCTCACCGGCGGCAAGGTGATTTCCGAGGAGATCGGCTTCAAGCTGGAGAACGCCACCCTCGACATGCTCGGCCACGCCAAGCGTATCGTTGTCGATAAGGAGAACACCACCATCATCGACGGCGCCGGCGCCGAGGCCGACATCCAGGGTCGCGTCAAGCAGATCCGCGCCCAGGTCGAAGAGACCAAGAGCGATTACGATCGTGAAAAGCTGCAGGAGCGTCTCGCCAAGCTGGTCGGCGGCGTTGCCGTGGTCAAGGTTGGCGCGGCTACCGAGACCGAGATGAAAGAGAAGAAAGCCCGCGTCGAAGACGCTCTGCATGCGACCCGCGCGGCCGTGGAAGAGGGGATCGTCCCCGGTGGCGGCGTTGCCCTGGTGCGCTGCATTGCCGCCCTCAACGCCATGAAGCTCGGCGGCGAGCAGCAGTTCGGCGTCAACATCGTGAAGCGTGCTCTTGAGGAGCCGCTGCGCCAGATTGCCAATAACGCCGGCATGGAAGGCTCCATCGTCATGGACAAGGTGCTCGGCAAGAAGGGTTCCTTCGGCTTTGACGCAGCGGCTGATGTCTATGGTGACATGATCGAAAAAGGGATCATCGACCCGACCAAGGTGGCCCGCAGTGCGCTGCAGAATGCTGCTTCGGTCGCCGGCCTGATGCTCACCACCGAGGCTTGCATCGCCGAGAAGCCGAAGAAAGACGCCGGCATGGGCGGCATGCCTGGTGGCATGGGCGACATGGGCGGTATGGGCGGCATGGGCGGTATGGGCGGCATGATGTAA
- a CDS encoding SDR family oxidoreductase, producing MKLLIVGCGYLGRRVALRAQNAGLTVTAVTRTGTPDRQLSAAAIPQLAADLDQQLPPLELAASVVLYLAPPPDTGTSDPRLAAFCNAIGEEERPLRFVYLGTTGVYGDCAGALIDEEAPLRPATDRARRRQAAEETLRAWCGTAGVPLVILRAAGIYGPGRLPLAALSAGQPVIRRDESPCSNRIHVDDLATICLAAVQRGRAGAVYNASDGDSCSMTDYFLAVAAAFRLPSPPQITMAEAAQQLSPALLSYLGESRRIDNRRVLSELGVTLRYPDLARGLAACRAEQG from the coding sequence ATGAAGCTGTTGATCGTTGGCTGCGGATACCTCGGCCGCAGAGTTGCCCTGCGCGCCCAAAATGCCGGCCTGACCGTCACCGCAGTGACCCGCACCGGCACCCCGGATCGGCAGCTGAGCGCCGCCGCCATCCCCCAGCTGGCCGCCGACCTGGATCAGCAGCTGCCCCCCCTGGAGCTGGCCGCCAGCGTCGTTCTCTATCTGGCACCGCCACCCGATACAGGCACCTCCGACCCGCGGCTGGCCGCCTTTTGCAACGCCATCGGGGAGGAGGAACGACCGTTGAGATTTGTCTACCTCGGGACGACCGGAGTCTACGGCGACTGCGCTGGTGCCCTTATCGATGAGGAGGCGCCGCTGCGCCCGGCCACCGACCGGGCCCGCCGCCGCCAGGCCGCCGAAGAAACATTGCGGGCCTGGTGCGGAACGGCCGGGGTACCGCTGGTGATCCTGCGAGCGGCTGGAATCTACGGGCCGGGGCGGCTGCCACTGGCAGCCCTCTCCGCCGGCCAGCCGGTGATACGCCGCGACGAGTCACCCTGCAGCAACCGTATCCATGTCGATGACCTGGCCACGATCTGCCTGGCGGCGGTGCAGCGGGGCCGGGCTGGTGCCGTCTACAATGCCAGTGATGGCGATTCTTGCTCGATGACCGACTACTTTCTCGCCGTCGCGGCGGCCTTCCGCCTCCCCAGCCCTCCCCAGATCACTATGGCCGAAGCGGCGCAGCAGTTGAGCCCGGCCCTCCTCTCCTATCTCGGAGAATCGCGGCGCATTGACAACCGCCGGGTACTCAGCGAACTCGGCGTCACCCTGCGCTATCCCGATTTGGCGCGCGGGCTGGCCGCCTGCCGGGCAGAGCAGGGCTAA
- a CDS encoding TIGR04442 family protein has translation MHQEIRLHGHVNETIEYFATAAARDAYRCYFYEVDGARLRFFSPGNEFVLDSEGVSHRGNGGSFCEYMFGVDQPLADLAKGDVRNRLVLYGASYQENGSLCFTSRTEGGQSYERIFFEGNAVCNYFFFLTGSISGSLREQQEGILRLLGKLLKRSQAVGEGDDSGLGDELFGLLGHKSSLYLVKLIHKKHKAYREAFETLYLTYKAIPDEEFARLQQLAENLGIDKYQQERIRIDVMYKHPENRRIVDEYKNILIECNRRGSINRLENARLTRLKTLSVRNKIPAALFYTLDEMLKHDNLIDLEEQNYIAETRQILFGLFFQERHIDASIDDEDMVKLLQAKRQASENRDHSFEHILLETGKSCDEKIRDGADIQLLENFSYIITYFDRYDNAAAVINQLAFMENVRLSEEVVRSLLGNRKAFNAIASGLFSELFFSSIYANKYLGRFGAKKIRCLQKGLEEIEDGRLTVQGLLQRIGEIGVQEGTYNIILSHVKERIRNFYSRYNTRAEQDALRLEVAEELRNKGLHSGEIPDGLFRDVVVNIKKEAIYIHNLLPRIVAEKDTALREDFLDNGGLDRFYVEELEREYFELNDLDMEELYQIRKGLNS, from the coding sequence ATGCATCAGGAAATTCGTCTTCATGGTCATGTCAACGAGACCATCGAATACTTCGCGACGGCCGCCGCCCGTGATGCCTACCGCTGTTACTTCTACGAAGTGGATGGCGCGCGGCTGCGCTTTTTCTCCCCCGGCAACGAGTTCGTCCTCGACTCCGAGGGGGTCAGTCACCGGGGGAACGGCGGATCGTTCTGTGAATACATGTTCGGCGTCGATCAGCCTCTCGCCGACCTCGCCAAGGGGGATGTCCGTAACCGGCTCGTCCTCTACGGCGCTTCCTACCAGGAGAACGGCAGCCTCTGCTTCACCAGCCGCACCGAGGGGGGGCAAAGCTACGAGCGGATCTTCTTCGAGGGAAACGCCGTCTGCAACTACTTCTTCTTTCTCACCGGATCGATCAGCGGATCACTGCGGGAACAGCAGGAAGGGATTCTGCGCCTGCTCGGCAAGCTGCTCAAGCGCAGCCAGGCGGTCGGCGAGGGGGATGACTCCGGGCTCGGTGATGAACTTTTCGGTCTTTTGGGCCACAAGAGCTCTCTTTACCTGGTCAAGCTGATCCACAAGAAGCACAAGGCCTACCGCGAGGCCTTTGAAACACTTTACCTCACCTACAAGGCGATTCCGGACGAGGAGTTCGCCCGCCTGCAACAGCTGGCCGAAAATCTCGGCATCGACAAGTACCAGCAGGAACGGATCCGCATCGATGTCATGTACAAGCACCCGGAAAACCGGCGCATCGTCGACGAATACAAGAACATCCTCATCGAGTGCAACCGGCGCGGCAGCATCAACCGCCTGGAGAATGCCCGCCTGACCCGCCTCAAGACCCTTTCGGTCCGCAACAAGATCCCCGCGGCGCTCTTCTACACCCTCGACGAGATGCTCAAGCACGACAACCTCATCGACCTCGAGGAACAGAACTACATCGCCGAGACCCGGCAGATTCTCTTCGGACTCTTTTTCCAGGAACGCCACATCGATGCCAGCATCGACGACGAGGATATGGTCAAGCTCCTCCAGGCCAAGCGCCAGGCGAGCGAGAACCGTGACCACAGCTTCGAGCATATCCTCCTCGAAACCGGAAAATCGTGCGACGAAAAGATCCGGGACGGCGCCGACATCCAGCTACTGGAGAACTTTTCCTACATCATCACCTATTTCGACCGTTACGATAATGCAGCGGCGGTCATCAACCAGCTCGCCTTCATGGAGAATGTGCGTCTCTCGGAAGAGGTGGTGCGCAGCCTGCTCGGCAACCGCAAGGCGTTCAACGCCATTGCCAGCGGTCTCTTCTCGGAACTCTTCTTTTCCAGTATCTACGCCAACAAGTACCTGGGGCGCTTCGGCGCCAAAAAAATCCGCTGCCTGCAAAAAGGGCTGGAAGAGATCGAGGACGGCCGGCTGACAGTCCAGGGGCTGCTGCAGCGCATCGGCGAGATCGGGGTCCAGGAGGGGACCTACAACATCATCCTCAGCCACGTCAAGGAGCGGATCCGCAACTTCTACTCCCGTTACAATACCCGCGCCGAGCAGGATGCCCTGCGCCTGGAGGTGGCCGAAGAGCTGCGCAACAAGGGCCTGCACAGCGGCGAGATTCCCGACGGCCTGTTCCGCGATGTCGTCGTCAACATCAAGAAGGAAGCGATCTACATCCACAACCTGCTTCCCCGCATCGTCGCCGAGAAGGACACCGCCCTGCGCGAGGATTTCCTCGACAACGGCGGCCTCGACCGCTTCTATGTCGAGGAACTGGAGCGCGAGTACTTCGAACTGAACGACCTCGACATGGAGGAGCTCTATCAGATCCGCAAAGGCCTCAATTCCTGA
- the fusA gene encoding elongation factor G — translation MTHPDIRSIRNIGIISHIDAGKTTVSERILFYAGEIHRMGEVHNGAATMDWMEQEQERGITITATSTSCRWRDCWLNLIDTPGHIDFTIEVERSLRVLDGAIAIFSAVEGVQPQSESVWRQADRYRVPRICLINKLDRVGADHAAVLTQLKKRLHARPVLLQLPIGSEGEFSGVVDLLESQACYFDADDQGLTVRRETIPAELATAAAAAREALCEAAADFDDEILADLLEGRLVTAPRLLAALRKGVLQCQIFPVLLGSALRNKGIQPLLDAVAALLPSPLDVPPPQAINPDQENAVQTITCDPAAPLCALAFKVLADEGRKLTYLRIYAGTLHPGTLLRNGTRGGEDRVARLFRMHAHRRERLDEARAGDIIAATGLRDVLTGDTLSPPESPLRLSGMTIPEPVVSLAVEAKSIAEREKLLSALEKLQWEDPTFRVREDADTGQTVLTGMGELHLEVIAERLAREFGVAVTTGRPQVVYRETLQQAVTRRERFSREIEGRQQQGELLLQLTPLERGGGIEIELPAIDQSPLPPPLRELLKTSLEEGCAGGPLAGYPLTDLRIQVAEAPFDPAVTTAIGVRAAAQRGLALAARDGLPALLEPVMRLELTVPSDQAGRVLGSLQQKRGRIEGMLSRAASEIIAALVPLSELFGYMTELRSATRGRGSFTMEFSHFDLAPEEAQQRFGAH, via the coding sequence ATGACCCATCCCGACATCCGCAGCATCCGCAATATCGGCATCATTTCCCATATTGACGCCGGCAAGACCACGGTCTCCGAGCGCATCCTCTTCTACGCCGGCGAGATCCATCGCATGGGCGAGGTCCATAACGGCGCCGCCACCATGGACTGGATGGAGCAGGAGCAGGAGCGGGGGATCACCATCACCGCCACCTCGACCTCCTGCCGCTGGCGAGATTGCTGGCTCAACCTGATCGACACTCCGGGACACATCGATTTCACCATCGAGGTGGAACGCTCGCTGCGCGTGCTCGATGGCGCCATCGCCATTTTCAGCGCCGTCGAAGGGGTCCAGCCGCAGAGCGAGTCGGTGTGGCGCCAGGCCGATCGCTACCGGGTGCCGCGCATCTGCCTGATCAACAAGCTGGACCGGGTCGGCGCCGATCATGCGGCGGTGCTGACCCAGCTGAAAAAACGCCTGCACGCCCGACCGGTTCTGCTCCAGCTGCCGATCGGCAGCGAAGGGGAGTTCAGCGGCGTCGTCGATCTACTGGAAAGCCAGGCCTGCTACTTCGATGCGGACGACCAGGGACTGACGGTCCGCCGGGAAACGATCCCCGCAGAGCTGGCAACCGCAGCGGCTGCCGCCCGGGAAGCCCTGTGCGAAGCGGCCGCGGACTTCGACGACGAGATCCTGGCCGATCTGCTTGAGGGGCGATTGGTCACCGCGCCGCGCCTGCTGGCAGCGCTGCGCAAGGGGGTACTGCAGTGCCAGATCTTTCCGGTTCTGCTCGGTTCGGCGCTGCGCAACAAGGGGATCCAGCCGCTGCTCGATGCCGTCGCCGCCCTGCTCCCCTCCCCCCTCGATGTCCCGCCACCCCAGGCGATCAATCCGGACCAGGAGAATGCCGTCCAGACGATCACCTGCGATCCCGCTGCGCCCCTCTGTGCCCTGGCGTTCAAGGTCCTGGCTGATGAGGGGCGCAAGCTGACCTACCTGCGCATCTACGCCGGCACCCTGCATCCCGGCACCCTGCTGCGCAACGGGACCCGCGGCGGTGAAGACCGCGTGGCCCGGCTCTTTCGCATGCATGCCCATCGCCGCGAGCGCCTCGACGAAGCCCGGGCCGGCGATATCATTGCCGCCACCGGCCTGCGCGATGTCCTCACCGGGGACACCCTCTCGCCGCCGGAGAGCCCGCTGCGGCTCAGCGGAATGACCATCCCGGAGCCGGTCGTCTCCCTGGCGGTCGAGGCGAAGAGTATTGCCGAGCGGGAAAAGCTGCTGTCGGCGCTGGAGAAACTGCAGTGGGAAGATCCGACCTTTCGGGTCCGGGAAGACGCTGATACCGGCCAGACGGTTCTGACCGGCATGGGGGAATTGCACCTGGAGGTGATTGCCGAACGGCTGGCCAGAGAATTCGGGGTCGCAGTGACTACCGGCCGGCCCCAGGTAGTTTACCGCGAGACCCTGCAGCAGGCGGTAACGCGCCGGGAACGCTTTTCGCGGGAGATCGAGGGGCGGCAGCAGCAGGGTGAGCTGCTGCTGCAGTTGACCCCCCTGGAACGGGGGGGCGGCATCGAGATCGAACTCCCCGCCATCGACCAGTCCCCGCTGCCGCCGCCGCTACGGGAACTGCTTAAGACCAGCCTGGAGGAGGGGTGCGCCGGCGGGCCACTGGCAGGCTATCCTCTGACCGACCTGCGGATCCAGGTCGCAGAAGCCCCCTTCGACCCGGCCGTGACCACCGCGATCGGCGTGCGCGCCGCCGCCCAGCGCGGACTGGCCCTGGCGGCCAGGGACGGATTGCCGGCGCTGCTGGAGCCGGTCATGCGCCTGGAGCTCACCGTCCCGAGCGATCAGGCCGGCCGGGTTCTTGGTTCGCTACAGCAAAAACGGGGGCGAATCGAAGGGATGCTGAGTCGGGCGGCGAGTGAAATCATCGCAGCACTGGTCCCCCTTTCGGAACTCTTCGGTTACATGACCGAATTGCGCAGCGCAACCCGGGGGCGGGGAAGCTTCACGATGGAGTTCTCCCACTTCGACCTGGCGCCGGAAGAAGCCCAGCAACGTTTTGGCGCCCACTGA